A window of the Linepithema humile isolate Giens D197 chromosome 4, Lhum_UNIL_v1.0, whole genome shotgun sequence genome harbors these coding sequences:
- the LOC136999317 gene encoding uncharacterized protein, whose amino-acid sequence MYQQINVHPEDWDFQRILWINQNKEIVTYQLTTVTYGLACAPFLALRTLAQLIEDDGFKFSLAIPSLTKRRYVDDIFGGADSIPQAQQIIEQLNSLCMAGGFPLQKWISNHPEILSSITPDKQTSLISLQFEESTMIHILGL is encoded by the coding sequence ATGTATCAACAGATCAATGTTCATCCGGAAGATTGGGACTTTCAACGGATTCTTTGGATCAATCAAAATAAAGAGATTGTAACTTATCAACTGACTACCGTAACGTACGGATTAGCTTGTGCTCCTTTTTTGGCGCTACGCACACTCGCACAATTGATAGAAGATGATGGTTTTAAATTTTCACTGGCAATTCCATCTTTGACAAAGAGAAGATATGTCGATGACATATTCGGAGGCGCTGACTCCATTCCACAGGCTCAACAGATAATCGAGCAATTAAACTCTCTGTGCATGGCGGGCGGCTTTCCCCTTCAAAAGTGGATAAGTAATCACCCTGAGATTCTCTCATCCATAACTCCTGATAAACAAACAAGTTTAATCTCTTTACAATTTGAAGAATCAACGATGATTCATATATTGGGACTGTGA
- the LOC136999318 gene encoding uncharacterized protein has protein sequence MLHYAANCPQYTSKSVQQRVALIQKHKLCYNCLGPHRASACRITKRCQKCGHKHHTTIHQNTNAKSTTSNSTQSTSENSPATEVRSKDTHVLHSSIDQNSISACVLLATAQIVIVSDNGETAKARALIDQGSEISLISERLVQLLHLPRNYSSILLIGVGGKRANKTKGSTKFTIRSHFDDNAEISISAHILPKVTTSLPSVNIQKQKWPHLDGLILADFNCTTPGSIDVILGADVYSQIIEDGIVKGDARLPIAQRTKFGWIISGPTNGEASRQCSQGYHTFIDRELHDLLQRFWKLEEISSSTTMSLSIDDQACEQHYKRTHSREKQGRYIVRLPFKQPAKKLGNSRSKARQVITNLSKKFSTDPKYANAYSEFLEEYQRLNHMRLVPASQPEPELAYYLPHHGVK, from the coding sequence ATGCTGCATTATGCTGCAAACTGCCCACAATACACCTCAAAATCAGTACAGCAACGAGTGGCTCTTATTCAAAAGCATAAGCTATGTTATAATTGCCTTGGTCCTCATAGAGCCTCAGCCTGCCGGATCACAAAGCGCTGTCAGAAATGTGGGCATAAACATCACACAACTATTCATCAAAATACAAACGCTAAGTCTACCACTTCCAATTCTACACAATCAACATCTGAAAATTCTCCTGCTACAGAAGTTAGATCAAAGGATACTCACGTTCTTCATTCATCAATTGATCAAAACTCAATAAGTGCTTGTGTTCTGCTAGCTACAGCTCAAATTGTTATTGTTTCAGATAATGGAGAAACCGCAAAGGCTAGAGCCTTAATCGACCAAGGTTcagaaatatcattaatttcagAAAGGTTGGTACAGTTACTTCATCTTCCCAGAAATTATTCCTCCATTCTATTAATTGGAGTAGGAGGAAAAAGGGCAAATAAGACTAAAGGCTCAACTAAGTTTACAATCAGATCTCATTTTGATGATAATGCTGAAATCTCTATATCTGCACATATTTTGCCAAAAGTAACTACGTCTCTTCCATCAGTAAACATACAGAAGCAAAAATGGCCACATTTAGACGGATTAATACTCGCGGATTTTAATTGCACAACTCCCGGATCGATTGACGTAATACTGGGAGCCGATGTCTACTCGCAAATCATTGAAGATGGCATTGTTAAAGGAGACGCAAGATTACCAATTGCACAGCGTACAAAATTCGGTTGGATAATCTCAGGCCCTACTAACGGCGAAGCATCAAGACAATGTTCGCAAGGATATCATACTTTCATTGATAGAGAGCTTCATGATTTGTTGCAACGTTTTTGGAAGCTCGAAGAAATCTCTTCCTCCACTACGATGTCCTTATCAATCGACGATCAGGCATGCGAACAACATTATAAACGAACTCATTCACGGGAGAAACAAGGAAGATACATCGTCAGACTTCCATTCAAACAACCTGCCAAGAAGCTCGGAAATTCTCGTTCAAAAGCCCGTCAGGTCATTACCAATTTATCCAAGAAATTCTCAACTGATCCAAAATATGCAAATGCTTACTCAGAATTCTTAGAAGAATATCAGAGACTAAACCACATGAGATTAGTACCTGCTTCACAACCAGAGCCTGAGTTAGCATATTATCTTCCGCACCATGGAGTGAAATGA